The following DNA comes from Spirulina major PCC 6313.
GGTTTACCATGCGGATTACCTTGTGTTTCTTTTGATTAATCCAGATTCGAGGAGGGACTGTCGCCCTTTGCCCGGAAAACTTAATAATTTGTAGAATCCCCCTCAACCCCTGAGGGCATCGCAATCGTTTCCCTCTGGAAACTTAGGGGCAGAGCCGGAAACCCTCTTGTCGGCTTGGGGAGCTTAGGCAAGGATGGGGAAACTTGAATGACCTTTCTTGCTGATTGCACCCTATGGTTACTGCGCTGCCGACTCCCCAAATCGATGAGATTCGCCCCGGTGTGAAGGCTCCGGTGAAGGAAACTCTTTTGACACCACGCTTTTATACGACGGATTTTGAGGCGATCGCAAAAATGAGCCTCGCCTCCCAAGCTGACGAAATTGAAGCGGCGATCGATGAATTGAGAGCCGATTACAATCGCCATCACTTTGTCCGCGATGATGAGTTTAATCAGGCCTGGGATCATCTGCCGGAACATGTGCGATCGGTGTTTATTGATTTTCTCGAACGGTCTTGTACGTCGGAATTTTCCGGGTTTTTGCTGTTTAAAGAACTGTCGCGCCGCCTCAAAACCGACAGCCCGAAGTTAGCAGAAGCCTTTGGTTTGTTGGCGCGGGATGAGGCACGGCATGCGGGCTTTTTAAATAAGGCGATGGCGGATTTTGGGGTGTCGTTGGATCTGCGCCATTTGACGAAAAAACGTTCCTATACGTTTTTCCCGCCGGAATGGGTGATCTATACGGTGTACCTGTCGGAAAAAATCGGGTATTGGCGCTATATTTTGACGTTCCGCCATTTGGAAAAGCAGCCGGAATATCAAATTTATCCCTTGTTTCGCTATTTTGAGCAGTGGTGTCAAGATGAGAACCGCCATGGGGATTTCTTTAAGGTGTTGTTGCGATCGCAGCCTAAACTCTGGAAAACCTGGACATCTCGCCTCTGGGCCCGCTTTTTCCTGTTAATTGTGTTCGTTACTCATACCTTGACAGTGTTTGAGCGATCGGACTTTTATGAAATGATTGGCCTTGATGCGAAAACCTATAACCGGGATGTGATTCGCAACACCAATGAAACCTCGCTGCGGGCGTTTCCGGCGGTGTTGGATACGAGCCACCCGGACTTTTTCCGCCTCATGGAAGACTGTTCCGATGCGAATTTGGAGTTAACGCGGATTGCGAACAGCGATCGCCCGGCTTGGCTCAAAGCCCTGCAAAAATTGCCCCTCCAGGCCCGCATCGCTGGGAATATCCTGCGTCTCTATTTCCTCAAATCCATTGACGCGGAAGCCCAACGCGCCACAGTGCATTAAGGCCATTTTCAAGTTGGTTCACGCTGGTTCCCCCGTCTCCTCATGCCAGGAGACGGGGGATTTTTGCATCGATTGGTACTGGCTCCATCCTGTACCCTAGAGGCAAAGACTCCATCCGTAAACCTACGATGCCCTCTGTAACCCTGTATAGTTCCAATCGTTGCCCCTACGCCCACCGCACGCGCCTGACCTTGACAGCTAAGGGGGTAGAGTTTGAACGAGTCGAAATTGATCTCGACAATAAACCGGACAATTTCCACGAAATTTCACCCTATGGAAAAGTGCCGGTGTTGGTAGTGGGGAGCGATCGCATTTGGGAATCCGCAATTATTAATGAATATATTGATGAAGTATTTCCCAATCCGCCCCTGCTGCCCACCTTACCGGGAGAACGGGCGATCGCTCGGATTTGGATCGACTTCGTGAACACCAAGTTAACGACCGCGTTTTATAAACTCCTCCTCGCCCAAAACCCCGCCCACCAAGACCAGTGGCGCGAAGAACTGCACCACCATTGCCGCTTCCTCGAAACCGAAGCCCTCCAACCGGATCAGCCCTACATCCTCGGCGACACCTTGAGCTTAGTGGACATTTCCGTTTATCCCTGGTTGGAGCGGTGGTCTGCGATCGCTGCCCATCGTCAATTTCCCCTCCCCGACGACTGTCCGCGCCTCCAACGTTGGTTCCACACCCTCCAACAAAACCC
Coding sequences within:
- the acsF gene encoding magnesium-protoporphyrin IX monomethyl ester (oxidative) cyclase; this encodes MVTALPTPQIDEIRPGVKAPVKETLLTPRFYTTDFEAIAKMSLASQADEIEAAIDELRADYNRHHFVRDDEFNQAWDHLPEHVRSVFIDFLERSCTSEFSGFLLFKELSRRLKTDSPKLAEAFGLLARDEARHAGFLNKAMADFGVSLDLRHLTKKRSYTFFPPEWVIYTVYLSEKIGYWRYILTFRHLEKQPEYQIYPLFRYFEQWCQDENRHGDFFKVLLRSQPKLWKTWTSRLWARFFLLIVFVTHTLTVFERSDFYEMIGLDAKTYNRDVIRNTNETSLRAFPAVLDTSHPDFFRLMEDCSDANLELTRIANSDRPAWLKALQKLPLQARIAGNILRLYFLKSIDAEAQRATVH
- a CDS encoding glutathione S-transferase family protein — encoded protein: MPSVTLYSSNRCPYAHRTRLTLTAKGVEFERVEIDLDNKPDNFHEISPYGKVPVLVVGSDRIWESAIINEYIDEVFPNPPLLPTLPGERAIARIWIDFVNTKLTTAFYKLLLAQNPAHQDQWREELHHHCRFLETEALQPDQPYILGDTLSLVDISVYPWLERWSAIAAHRQFPLPDDCPRLQRWFHTLQQNPTIQTWQNDPAQYVEDYRRYANNTATSTTAQELRQT